Proteins encoded by one window of Roseibium sp. Sym1:
- a CDS encoding FRG domain-containing protein: MFKPILTRAGLPTAVNEISLDKFLNGCLLGCEEKFVFRGQADSTWRLVPSGFRTSTGDIASETERNSRIRMFQSDDFLAECKELRMILKERENVRSLKGADYKRLQLMVIAQHFGVPTPLLDWTKSPLIAAYMATNFRRSPGVIGIYRLDRSTNPDDVIFTDYSEVSFNRIRSQLGGVSCFGKMDAGNLQLSTDTFEQYLQDKKSEIRSGSLDCFISKVDVRIEASDFSRLKEVLRSNGILTDLLFPRSGYWKAQSIREAFSL; the protein is encoded by the coding sequence GTGTTTAAGCCGATATTAACCCGTGCTGGTTTGCCGACTGCAGTCAATGAGATATCTCTAGACAAATTCCTGAACGGCTGCCTACTCGGATGTGAAGAGAAATTTGTTTTTCGGGGTCAAGCAGACTCAACTTGGCGTCTCGTTCCTTCGGGCTTTCGTACGAGCACAGGCGACATTGCCTCAGAGACGGAACGAAACTCTCGTATTCGCATGTTTCAAAGTGACGATTTCTTAGCTGAATGCAAAGAACTTCGTATGATCCTGAAGGAGCGCGAAAACGTACGCAGCCTCAAAGGTGCTGACTACAAGCGATTGCAGCTTATGGTAATTGCGCAACACTTTGGTGTTCCGACACCACTCTTGGACTGGACCAAAAGTCCGCTAATCGCAGCATACATGGCGACGAATTTTAGAAGATCGCCTGGAGTGATTGGAATCTATCGGCTTGATCGAAGCACAAATCCTGACGACGTTATTTTCACAGATTATTCTGAAGTATCATTTAATAGAATCCGTTCGCAATTAGGCGGTGTCTCTTGTTTTGGAAAAATGGATGCGGGTAATCTTCAGCTTTCGACAGATACCTTTGAGCAGTACCTCCAAGATAAGAAGTCCGAAATTCGGTCCGGTTCGTTGGATTGTTTCATCTCGAAGGTTGACGTCCGAATTGAAGCTAGCGACTTTTCTCGTCTGAAAGAAGTCTTACGTTCAAATGGTATTTTAACTGATTTGTTGTTCCCGCGAAGTGGCTACTGGAAAGCCCAGTCAATCAGAGAAGCATTCTCACTTTAG
- the dgcA gene encoding N-acetyl-D-Glu racemase DgcA, protein MSLSVEIEAERFEIAGGFRISRETRTHAQVVVVTLRDGGHVGHGECVPYPRYGETLESVQTQIGEISELLKEGLSREQLLEIMPAGAARNAVDCALWDLEAKRTGKRAHELAGIATLAPVTTAFTISVDTPDAMAEKTRAAAHRPLLKIKLAGTGDDARIAAVRKAAPDSTLIVDANEAWDESCFEVNMAACEAAGVALIEQPLPSKNDGLLAGLERRVTLCADESLHPGKSIDGLREKYDAVNIKLDKAGGLTAALKLVEDARAQDLKVMVGCMLGTSLAMAPAVVIAQEADYVDLDGPLLLAEDRSPGLRFEGSTLYPPEPELWG, encoded by the coding sequence ATGAGCCTTTCGGTTGAGATCGAGGCGGAGCGCTTCGAAATCGCGGGCGGTTTCAGGATCTCCCGCGAAACCCGGACCCATGCCCAGGTCGTGGTCGTCACGCTGCGCGACGGCGGCCATGTCGGCCACGGCGAATGCGTGCCCTATCCCCGTTACGGCGAGACCCTGGAAAGCGTCCAGACACAGATCGGCGAAATCTCGGAACTTCTCAAGGAAGGCCTGTCCCGGGAACAGTTGCTGGAGATCATGCCCGCCGGCGCGGCCCGCAACGCCGTCGATTGCGCCCTGTGGGACCTGGAGGCCAAGCGCACCGGCAAGCGGGCTCACGAGTTGGCCGGCATTGCCACGCTCGCACCGGTCACGACGGCTTTTACCATCAGTGTCGACACGCCCGACGCCATGGCCGAAAAGACGCGTGCGGCCGCGCACCGGCCGTTGCTCAAGATCAAGCTGGCGGGAACGGGCGACGATGCCCGCATCGCCGCCGTGCGCAAGGCCGCCCCCGACAGCACCCTGATTGTCGATGCCAACGAGGCCTGGGACGAGAGCTGTTTCGAGGTCAACATGGCCGCCTGCGAGGCCGCCGGTGTCGCCCTCATCGAACAGCCGCTGCCGTCGAAAAACGACGGTCTTCTCGCGGGCCTCGAGCGGCGCGTGACCCTGTGTGCCGATGAAAGCCTGCACCCGGGCAAGAGCATCGACGGACTGCGTGAGAAATACGACGCGGTCAACATCAAGCTCGACAAGGCCGGCGGACTGACCGCCGCGCTGAAGCTTGTCGAGGATGCGAGAGCCCAGGACCTCAAGGTAATGGTGGGCTGCATGCTCGGCACCTCGCTGGCCATGGCGCCCGCCGTCGTCATCGCGCAAGAGGCCGACTATGTCGACCTCGACGGGCCGCTTCTGCTGGCCGAGGACCGCTCTCCCGGCCTGCGCTTCGAAGGCAGCACCCTCTATCCCCCCGAGCCGGAGCTGTGGGGGTAG